The segment TGCAAGTGTATAAGCTCCTGGTGAAATTGGTAAGCTCTTATATTCATAAGCATCCAAAAACAGATGAACAGCTTGTTCATCTGTTTTTGGATGTAGATTTTATTTTTTTACAGCAGGCAAAACACCTGCTTCTGTCAATATAGCTTTAACTTGTTCCTGCTTCTCTTGACTAAGCAGTCTTGATGGAGGCAGTACATATGTTGAAATGTTCAAACCGCACAGCTTTATCGCCTCTTTTATTACATTTACAAATGGGCTGTCAAGCTTGTATAGCTGCGGGAGGATGGCCAGTTGTTTGTATAGGGAAGTGGCTTTTGTTATGTCGCCATCTATGTAGGAACGATAAATGCCAACAGACAATTGTGGTGCAAAGTTACCGCTTGCAGAAATAGTGCCGTCTCCGCCAAGCTGGAGGGTATTTAACAGGTGATCATCATAGCCGCATAAAACGGAAAACTGCGGATGCTTACCTTTTACTTGCAGAATCATATCCCGAATATGGCCAATCGAATCAACCGTTTCCTTTATCCCAACAATATGAGGATAGTGATCGACAAGGCGGGCTACAAATTCAGGGCTTAAGTCTTGGCCTGTAAGATTCGGAAAATTATAAAGAAGAATCGGCAGGTCAACGGCTTCTGCAATATCACTAAAATAGCCAAAAAGATTTTCTTCCGTCAAGCTCCAATAATAAGGATTTATTACCATTACTCCGTCAGCGTCAATTTTTTGAGCATGCTTGCTTAAGCTCACCGCTTCCCTTGCATTCGTACTGCCTGTTCCAATCAAAACAGGTACCCTTTTGTTCACATAACTGACGGCAAACTCTGCTGTTTCCATCCTTTCCTCTGTGGACATTTGACTGAACTCACCACCGGTTCCGAGAAACAACAAGCCATTCACACCAGCGTCGATTAGCTTGTCGATTAAATGCCCCATTTCCACTTCACTAAGCCTTCCCTCCTTATCAAAAATCGTTGATACTGGGGGAATGATTCCACTGAATTTGTTCATTTCGTAATCCTCCTTTTCCGCTTGAATGTTCTCAGCCAAGAATAATGAAAACTGACCATGTAGTTTGATTATAACAGTGCTATTTTCACAATGTAAACACTTACAATTTTATTTCAAAAAACAAGCATGAAATAAAACTCACACTTGTTTCGCAAATTTTTGATAAACCTATTATGCCTTTATATCCTTTATAAACTGTTGGACTGCTTCCTCTTTTGTTGCCCAAGAGGTTACTAAACGAATTGTCGATCTATCTGCATCAAATTTACTCCATACTATAAAAGCATAATTGTTTTGCAGCTTTTGGATTCGTTCATTAGGTAAAATCGGGAAAATTTGATTTGTCGGAGAATCGATTAGAAATTCAATATTCTCCTTTTGCAGGCCTTCTCTTAAAAGACCAGCCATTTTATTCGCATGTTCGGCAAGTTCAAAGAATAAATCATCACGGAATAGCTCTAAAAACTGGATGCCTAGTAATCTGCCTTTTGCCAGTAATGCTCCCTTTTGCTTAATATGATAGCGGAAATCTGCTTTCAAATCTTCGCGAACAATAACTAGCGCTTCCCCAAGCAAAGCACCGTTTTTCGTTCCGCCAATGTAAAAGGCATCGACAAGATAAGGTAAATCACTTAATTGAAGATCATTGTTATCAGCACATAATGCAGACCCTAGTCTAGCTCCATCCAAAAACAACAACAGATTATGATTGGCACAGAAGCTCTTCAATTCTGCCAGCTCGCTTTTTTGATAGATAGAGCCGATTTCTGTTGAATTAGATATGTATACAAGCTTTGGCTTGACCATATGTTCATCCGTATGTTCAGCAAGCACCTGCTGGATATGAGCCGGTGTCAGCTTGCCATCCTCTGTGTCAATTGTGACAACCTTATGACCTGTCGCCTCAATTGCCCCTGTTTCATGAACAAATATATGACCGCTTGCTGCCGCAATCGCAGCTTCATGCGGTCTTAAAAAAGCCGATATCGCTGTAAGATTTGTTTGTGTCCCACCAGATAGCAAATGAATATCTACTTCCGTATTCTCCATTTTTTCTTTTATAAGATCAATTGCTTGTAATGTAAAGCTATCCTCCCCGTAACCTGCTTCCTGTACAAGATTTGTTTCTATTAGTCCTTGCAGGATCTTGGGATGAGCCCCTTCGCTATAATCGTTTTTAAAGCTGTACATCTTATGCCTCCAGTCTGGCAATAAAAAAATTGCCTAAAAAAAATAGTACCTGTACTAATTATATTCGTTTTCCTAAATAAAAAAAATCCCATTATTTAAAATGGGATTTTTTTAAGTTAAACTGCAACCTTATCTTCACTCTTCTTAGCTGCTTTCTGTTTGGACGGAAGCTTATTTGCAGCTAATGTAATCAGAAATGCTACTATAAGCGGCACTGCCATGGCAATGATGAAGCCTGTAATATTATTGGAAAGAAAAGGTGCTGTAAAGGATGGCACATAAGCAGTTCCCCTTACATTAAACAGTCCGACAAGTGCTCCGCCTAGTCCTGCAGACACAAGCGCTCCGCCAAAGACAATTTTATTAGAGAACATAAACGGATAGGCTGATTCTACAAATGTGCCAAAGCCCATATTGATTAAAAAGCCCGGTGCGGCAACAGCACTTTCGCCTCTGTCTCTTGGTGCAATGATATTGGCAAGATTAATTCCTGCTGCTACCATTACTAAGCCGACCATATCGACAGCTCCTAAAAAGCTGTTGCCTGTTTTCTCCATTTCAAGCAGCACAATCGGCAGAATAGCCGCATGGTACACTCCACCTAAAATCGCCGGCCATATGAGCACGCCTGCAAGTACGCCTGCAAGTATTGGATTAAATGCTACCGTTTGTTCAATTATCTCTTTAATTAAGTTTCCGGCTTGCAGGGCAACAGGACCAATTAAATAGTAAACAATTAATCCAGCAATAAGTCCTGATAAACCACCGCTGACAATATTAACCGTTGTAATCGGAAATTTCCATTCGATACATTTGCGGAAGAAGAATTGCACGAGAATACCTGCCGCAATCCCTCCGATTATCCCGCCGATGATTCCACCTTGCACAGATAAAACACCTGCAATAACGCCTGCAATAATAGATACTTCATCCAATTCAGAAACTTGTTTAGCTGCAATAACTGCAAGCATAACCGGCAAGGCGTTTATCATTAAATCAAAAATATCAGTTAAGCCTTTTAATGCTGGTATTTGGCTGACTGCAAGAATAAGAGCCATTGCAATAAACCCTGGCAAAGAAGAAACCATGATGCCTCTTATATTAATATTTTTCCACGTAGCTGTATTTGTTGGTTGAGCCTTTTCGTATGAGCCGATGATTGGGTTGAATTTTATGTTCCAATGCTTACACAGGGAGGATATGAATGAAATGGCTCTTGTTCTGCTTGTTGACCCTGTTGTTCCAGAGGACGAAATAACATTTGCGCCCATTGAAGTCATTGCAGCCATAGAGGTTCCTCCTGTTCCGACAATCGGCAGCTTTCTCTCAATGGCGGCAGTTAATGTTTCCTTGTTGACAGCTTTCGTGTCAGCACTCATCGCAATAATGCCGTCCACTTCCCCATTTCTTATACTGTCTGCAATCATTTGATCAAGCTTTGCCGCTTCATGGTTAACCTCTTTTAAGGATGCCTCGAACAGAGGAAGCACAGCGTTCTCTTTATAGCCGTATATCGCGGCGTCTGTATTACTTTTAGCAGTATCCATCGATTCCTTTGCAGCGATAAACTGGATATTTTTCACATTCAATCCAGCTGCGTGTGCTTGCTTTAATATTTCTTCCAATAGCTGTACTGGTTTAGCACCGCCGAGATTAAACAAATTGCCGCCACTGCTGCCAATAATGACAATATTCTTCATATATATCATCCCTTTTATTAGTATATGTATAAACCAACAATTCTTTAGTTTGGTAGTTTGGTAAAGTGATACCATACTAAAATAACATACATAATTTAAATTCTCTAGTTATTTTTTGATAATTTAGAAGTATTTAAATTCATATATATATATCTTAACTTTTACATCTTTAGAGATAATTTTCTAGTGGAATTTTCATTGACGATTAATTGGCGGATTCGGATTTCAATTGGGATTATTCCAGTTGTTGCTGCAGCAGTTGCACTCTCTTTTTTTGGTAAATAACAATATACAAAAAAAAGCCTGTCACTCTTATCGGAATAGTGACAGGCTTGCTTTTATAGTTTATACAAAATTGCTCCGCTCACTAAAAGCACGGAACCTAACAGCAAAAAGTTAAAAATGCTTGTAGCTGTATCAGGCAGGCTGCTGCCTTTTTGTCCATTTTTGTTTTCATCTTTCACTTGCTTGTTTGTTTCATTTTTTTCTGATTCTTGTTTTGAATCCTCTTGGTTTTCAGGAGTTTCACTGCTTTCCTCTTCATCTGCAGGCACTTCCTCCTGCTCAGTGGAGTCCTCTCCTTGATCGTCCTGTGCAGGTGGCGGTGTCTGCTCTTCCTCTTCAACAGCCTCCTCGTAATCAGCGGTCTTCACGAAGGAGAAATCATCCAAGCTTCCCCAAGCTCCAGCGTTCGCTTGAATGCTTGCACCGATTGTAACCGTTCCATCTAGTATAAGAATATCGCTGATTTTCGGGTTTGCCCAATTATTCCACCCAGTAACATTAGTAGGCTCATCATATTGTTTATTACTCGTTTTTACATACAGTTGCATGTTGGCTGCAGCTGCGTCTCCGCCTTGAATAAACATGGAAGCATCATAATAGCCTGGGGACAGTCCTGTGATTGTCTGTTCAACAGTAAAATCCACACCATCTGCTGAATAGAAATGCAATGAATGCTCGCCAGATTTTGCATCAGAAGCATTTTTCAAAAAGTCAGCATGTGGTGTTAGACTATTAGGATAGGCAATAGTCCACATGCTTTTGTCTTCCTCTTCAAAGCTAGCATTCTGCACATAGTTTTCTGGTTTAATAGTCAGATTTGCTTTAACCGTCATTCCGTTTTCCACTGTGCCATTTATGACATAAGTACCGATTCCTGCTTGGATTGCTGTATTTAATTCCTTTTCATCCCAAGTAACAGCAACCGCTCCTTCTGTGCCGTCATTATAAACAGCTGTTACAGTTTCAGGGAGCTTAATTGGTTCACCTGCTGCTGCCTCGATTGTAACCTCGGTCAACTTTTCGATTTTCAATGGAGCCACCGCTCCTGTATTCACGTAGTTAAATACATTTAACGAAGCAAGCGGTTTTCCGTTAAAGTCGAATAACGCCTGATTATCGACAGCACTTCCGCCGAACCACACGCCGGCATCATGAGAATCATATTCTGCAGCATAGCTGGATGCCCAGCCAGAGCCATACTTCTCCCAAATCGCTTTATTTTGTGCTAAATTTTCCGGTGTGCCGACTGGAATCCAGGCAGGCTCCCAATAAAACACTCCAATGCCAGCATCACCTATATCGGCAACAGCCTTGATGACATCTCGGACTGCTGTTGCTTGTCCTTGAATGGTGACAGGATAATTTAATGTTTGCCCAGTGCTTTTTGGTGCTGTATTTTCATGGCCGTCACCATCATCACCTGTATATGTATACGATGTTTCTGCCACCATTACTTTTTTGCCATATGTGTCTGCGACATTTTTCAGAACAGATGTTAAGTTGCTTAATGTTCCATGCCAAAACGGATAGTAAGAGCTTGCAAATACATCATATTCGACATTGTTATCGTCAAGTGTTTTTGCGATTGATGCATAGCGGCCCGCTGTTTCTGGATTAGTGAAATGCAATGCTGTCAGGATGCTTGAATCCACTTCCTTAATTGCCCTGCTGCCTTCCTTAAACAGCTCAGACATTTTGGTCCAGTCCTTTTCTCCAACAAATCCACCGTTCGTTTCATTGCCAACCTGGACCATGCCGATATCGATGCCTTCGTTAAGCAATGCTTGCAGACTGTCCTTCGTATATGAATACAATGCTTTTTTCTTATCCTCAAAGCTTAAACTTGCCCATGCTTTTGGTGCCTGCTGTTTAGCAGGATCTGCCCAGAAATCTGAATAATGGAAGTCTACTAGCAGCTTCATTCCATGCGCTGTTGCCCTTTTTCCGATTTCCTTTGCCTTTTCCAGATCATTCGTTCCACCGCCATAACCATTTCCGCTTGCATCATACGGGTCGTTCCAGATGCGGACACGTACATAATTGACGCCTGAATCAGCCAATGTCTTGAAAATATCCTGCTCTTGTCCTTCTTGATTGTAATACTTCACTCCACTGTTTTCTTGGGAAATAATACTCGAAACATCAACGCCTTTAATAAAATCATCTTTTAACCCATCGACCTTTTCAACAAAAATATCACTTTGCACTGGTTCATTTGTACCATCCACCTTTACGAGTGAAAAACTATCCAAATAACCCCATGCATTCGGCTCGCCTGAAATTTCAGCACCGAATTCAAAATTTGCTGTATCCTGAGACAGCTCAAACGTCAAAGTTTGCGTTTCCCAGTTGTTATACCCTTTTGTGACAGCCTGTCTTGTTTTGCTTGTACCAGCAAACAGTACAAGCTGTCCAGCTTCTTTATCTCCCCCACCCATTGCTTTCACTGTTAATTCATACTTCCCAGCAGGAAGCGTTTCAACTGCTTGCTTCACTGTAAAGGTTTGTTTGCTTGCAGTGTCCTTTACCCAATACTTCAATGCATACTGACCTTCAGCAGGGTTTATCCATTCGTCTGATGCATAAGCAAAATGCTGCACCTCAACCTGACTATCATCTAAATTAGGAAAGCTCCAAGATCCGTCTGTCCAAAAGTCCGTTTCCATTCCACCATTAACTGCATAGCTGTTGTCTGCGGCTTTTGTGTATGTCGGCAATAGACTTAT is part of the Niallia taxi genome and harbors:
- a CDS encoding dihydrodipicolinate synthase family protein, whose protein sequence is MNKFSGIIPPVSTIFDKEGRLSEVEMGHLIDKLIDAGVNGLLFLGTGGEFSQMSTEERMETAEFAVSYVNKRVPVLIGTGSTNAREAVSLSKHAQKIDADGVMVINPYYWSLTEENLFGYFSDIAEAVDLPILLYNFPNLTGQDLSPEFVARLVDHYPHIVGIKETVDSIGHIRDMILQVKGKHPQFSVLCGYDDHLLNTLQLGGDGTISASGNFAPQLSVGIYRSYIDGDITKATSLYKQLAILPQLYKLDSPFVNVIKEAIKLCGLNISTYVLPPSRLLSQEKQEQVKAILTEAGVLPAVKK
- a CDS encoding threonine aldolase family protein → MYSFKNDYSEGAHPKILQGLIETNLVQEAGYGEDSFTLQAIDLIKEKMENTEVDIHLLSGGTQTNLTAISAFLRPHEAAIAAASGHIFVHETGAIEATGHKVVTIDTEDGKLTPAHIQQVLAEHTDEHMVKPKLVYISNSTEIGSIYQKSELAELKSFCANHNLLLFLDGARLGSALCADNNDLQLSDLPYLVDAFYIGGTKNGALLGEALVIVREDLKADFRYHIKQKGALLAKGRLLGIQFLELFRDDLFFELAEHANKMAGLLREGLQKENIEFLIDSPTNQIFPILPNERIQKLQNNYAFIVWSKFDADRSTIRLVTSWATKEEAVQQFIKDIKA
- a CDS encoding PTS sugar transporter: MKNIVIIGSSGGNLFNLGGAKPVQLLEEILKQAHAAGLNVKNIQFIAAKESMDTAKSNTDAAIYGYKENAVLPLFEASLKEVNHEAAKLDQMIADSIRNGEVDGIIAMSADTKAVNKETLTAAIERKLPIVGTGGTSMAAMTSMGANVISSSGTTGSTSRTRAISFISSLCKHWNIKFNPIIGSYEKAQPTNTATWKNINIRGIMVSSLPGFIAMALILAVSQIPALKGLTDIFDLMINALPVMLAVIAAKQVSELDEVSIIAGVIAGVLSVQGGIIGGIIGGIAAGILVQFFFRKCIEWKFPITTVNIVSGGLSGLIAGLIVYYLIGPVALQAGNLIKEIIEQTVAFNPILAGVLAGVLIWPAILGGVYHAAILPIVLLEMEKTGNSFLGAVDMVGLVMVAAGINLANIIAPRDRGESAVAAPGFLINMGFGTFVESAYPFMFSNKIVFGGALVSAGLGGALVGLFNVRGTAYVPSFTAPFLSNNITGFIIAMAVPLIVAFLITLAANKLPSKQKAAKKSEDKVAV
- a CDS encoding glycosyl hydrolase 53 family protein, with product MNKKCGKSKKILPLLYVLILMISLLPTYTKAADNSYAVNGGMETDFWTDGSWSFPNLDDSQVEVQHFAYASDEWINPAEGQYALKYWVKDTASKQTFTVKQAVETLPAGKYELTVKAMGGGDKEAGQLVLFAGTSKTRQAVTKGYNNWETQTLTFELSQDTANFEFGAEISGEPNAWGYLDSFSLVKVDGTNEPVQSDIFVEKVDGLKDDFIKGVDVSSIISQENSGVKYYNQEGQEQDIFKTLADSGVNYVRVRIWNDPYDASGNGYGGGTNDLEKAKEIGKRATAHGMKLLVDFHYSDFWADPAKQQAPKAWASLSFEDKKKALYSYTKDSLQALLNEGIDIGMVQVGNETNGGFVGEKDWTKMSELFKEGSRAIKEVDSSILTALHFTNPETAGRYASIAKTLDDNNVEYDVFASSYYPFWHGTLSNLTSVLKNVADTYGKKVMVAETSYTYTGDDGDGHENTAPKSTGQTLNYPVTIQGQATAVRDVIKAVADIGDAGIGVFYWEPAWIPVGTPENLAQNKAIWEKYGSGWASSYAAEYDSHDAGVWFGGSAVDNQALFDFNGKPLASLNVFNYVNTGAVAPLKIEKLTEVTIEAAAGEPIKLPETVTAVYNDGTEGAVAVTWDEKELNTAIQAGIGTYVINGTVENGMTVKANLTIKPENYVQNASFEEEDKSMWTIAYPNSLTPHADFLKNASDAKSGEHSLHFYSADGVDFTVEQTITGLSPGYYDASMFIQGGDAAAANMQLYVKTSNKQYDEPTNVTGWNNWANPKISDILILDGTVTIGASIQANAGAWGSLDDFSFVKTADYEEAVEEEEQTPPPAQDDQGEDSTEQEEVPADEEESSETPENQEDSKQESEKNETNKQVKDENKNGQKGSSLPDTATSIFNFLLLGSVLLVSGAILYKL